A portion of the Nitrospira sp. genome contains these proteins:
- a CDS encoding histidinol-phosphatase: MDDRTHQLAQIFRAMANLLASQRANPYRVRAYRKAADSILGVTGDLADLAARHQLQEIPGIGRDLAVKIEEFLTTGTIRAYEELKTPLPEEVAGWASLPGFSDALVSYLYFRLNIRTLADLESLVASHLLRTQPGFSGSEDTLLAAIRERIGTVPTTPPAAAP; the protein is encoded by the coding sequence ATGGACGACCGTACCCATCAACTTGCGCAGATCTTTCGTGCGATGGCCAACCTGCTGGCCAGCCAACGCGCCAATCCCTATCGTGTCCGCGCGTATCGGAAAGCGGCTGATTCGATTCTGGGGGTTACGGGAGACCTGGCCGATCTGGCCGCACGCCATCAGCTTCAGGAGATTCCCGGAATCGGTCGGGACTTGGCAGTGAAGATTGAAGAGTTTCTGACGACAGGAACGATTCGCGCGTATGAGGAACTAAAGACTCCGTTGCCGGAGGAAGTGGCCGGCTGGGCTTCGTTGCCGGGCTTCTCCGATGCCCTGGTGAGTTACTTATATTTCCGGCTGAACATCCGCACATTGGCCGACCTGGAAAGCCTGGTTGCGTCCCATCTCTTACGAACACAACCAGGTTTTTCCGGGTCGGAAGACACGCTGCTCGCCGCCATCCGCGAACGGATCGGAACCGTGCCGACTACGCCGCCGGCCGCAGCTCCTTAA
- a CDS encoding thiazole synthase, whose product MDTINDRLVIAGREFKSRLWVGTGKYKDFVETKKAIDASGADVVTVAVRRVNITDRSKENLLDYLDPKKYIILPNTAGCYTVEDAVRYARLARAAGVSDLVKLEVLGDEKTLFPDTAGLIEAAKILIKEGFIVLPYTNDDPIVAKKLVDIGCPAVMPLAAPIGSGLGIRNPYNLKIIMETVKVPIIVDAGVGTASDAALAMEYGADAVLMNTAIAGAQDPIAMAEAMKYGVWAGRLAYKAGRIPRKLYATASSPIEGML is encoded by the coding sequence ATGGATACGATCAACGATCGCTTAGTGATTGCCGGCCGGGAATTTAAGTCCCGCCTCTGGGTGGGGACCGGTAAGTATAAAGACTTTGTCGAGACCAAGAAGGCCATCGATGCCTCTGGTGCGGACGTGGTGACGGTGGCGGTTCGTCGAGTGAATATCACGGATCGGTCCAAGGAAAATCTCCTGGATTATCTCGATCCCAAAAAATACATCATTCTGCCGAACACCGCCGGTTGTTACACGGTGGAAGATGCCGTCCGGTATGCCCGGTTGGCTCGCGCCGCCGGCGTGTCCGATCTGGTGAAACTCGAAGTGCTGGGTGATGAAAAGACGCTGTTCCCGGATACTGCGGGATTGATCGAGGCGGCCAAGATCCTCATCAAAGAAGGGTTCATCGTCCTGCCCTATACCAACGATGACCCGATCGTTGCCAAGAAGCTAGTGGACATCGGCTGTCCCGCGGTGATGCCGCTCGCGGCTCCGATCGGCTCAGGGCTCGGGATCCGTAATCCGTACAATCTCAAGATCATCATGGAAACGGTCAAGGTGCCCATCATTGTGGACGCCGGAGTCGGAACGGCATCCGATGCCGCGCTGGCGATGGAATATGGAGCGGATGCGGTGCTGATGAACACCGCCATCGCCGGCGCGCAGGACCCCATCGCGATGGCCGAGGCCATGAAGTATGGTGTCTGGGCCGGACGACTGGCTTATAAGGCCGGACGTATTCCGCGCAAGCTCTACGCG
- a CDS encoding S41 family peptidase, producing the protein MEQRRSRRWLYLLLMVTVALGIGIVLEKGLERTGHASETYEELRTFSEVLTQVQKHYVDDTKVKDLVQGAIRGMLSTLDPHSAYMTPEMYKEMQVETKGEFGGVGIQIGVKENRLAVISPIEGTPAHRAGIKAGDFITKVNDEPTKDLTLMDAVQKMRGPKGTKVNLTIQRDGTADPLAFSLVRDTIKIESVKFKVLDNTIGYVRLTQFQEATGRDLSRALKQFKEQKVQGTILDLRNNPGGLLTAAVDVSEQFVGNGKLIVYTKGREGKKDEWFSKTKETLEDSPMIILVNEGSASASEIVAGALQDWGRAVIVGTTSFGKGSVQTILPLGDGSGLRLTTAKYYTPKGRSIQSTGITPDIVVKLQTQTVAKAGEKDGKESEPKTAKAPAAGKDPSPSAKPGDEPAHKNGAVSAGDGAGDISLDDDVQLQKAVELLKTWKIFKELRPAA; encoded by the coding sequence ATGGAACAGCGGCGAAGCCGACGGTGGTTATATCTTTTGCTGATGGTGACGGTAGCCCTGGGTATCGGCATTGTGCTGGAAAAGGGATTGGAGCGGACCGGCCACGCCTCCGAGACCTATGAAGAACTGCGGACCTTCTCCGAGGTCTTGACCCAGGTGCAGAAGCACTACGTCGACGATACAAAGGTGAAAGACCTCGTACAGGGTGCGATTCGCGGGATGCTCTCCACGTTGGATCCGCACTCGGCCTATATGACGCCTGAGATGTACAAGGAAATGCAGGTCGAAACGAAAGGCGAATTCGGTGGGGTCGGGATTCAGATCGGTGTGAAGGAGAACCGCCTTGCCGTCATCTCCCCGATCGAAGGCACGCCTGCGCATCGAGCCGGGATCAAGGCCGGTGATTTCATTACCAAGGTGAACGACGAACCCACAAAGGATTTGACGCTGATGGATGCGGTGCAGAAAATGCGCGGCCCCAAAGGCACCAAGGTGAACCTCACGATCCAGCGGGACGGCACGGCGGACCCGCTGGCGTTTTCATTGGTGCGGGACACCATCAAGATCGAAAGCGTGAAGTTCAAGGTGCTCGACAATACCATTGGGTATGTGCGTTTGACGCAGTTCCAGGAAGCCACGGGACGGGACCTCAGCCGGGCGCTCAAGCAGTTCAAGGAGCAGAAGGTTCAGGGGACGATTCTCGACTTGCGGAACAATCCCGGTGGCCTGTTGACGGCGGCCGTCGATGTGTCCGAACAGTTTGTGGGGAACGGGAAGCTGATCGTCTATACCAAAGGTCGTGAGGGGAAGAAAGATGAGTGGTTCTCCAAGACCAAGGAGACGCTGGAAGATTCGCCGATGATCATCCTGGTGAACGAAGGGTCGGCTAGCGCGTCGGAGATTGTGGCTGGTGCGTTGCAGGATTGGGGAAGGGCCGTCATTGTCGGGACCACGTCGTTCGGCAAGGGATCCGTCCAGACGATTCTGCCGCTGGGTGACGGGTCGGGACTCCGGCTCACGACTGCCAAGTACTACACGCCGAAGGGGCGCTCGATTCAGTCCACAGGCATCACTCCGGACATTGTGGTCAAACTGCAAACGCAGACCGTCGCAAAGGCCGGCGAGAAAGACGGAAAAGAGTCTGAACCGAAGACGGCCAAAGCGCCTGCAGCCGGAAAGGATCCATCGCCTTCGGCCAAGCCGGGTGATGAGCCTGCGCACAAGAATGGCGCCGTGTCGGCCGGGGATGGGGCCGGGGATATTTCGCTGGATGATGACGTGCAGCTTCAGAAGGCCGTTGAGCTGTTGAAGACCTGGAAGATCTTTAAGGAGCTGCGGCCGGCGGCGTAG
- the thiS gene encoding sulfur carrier protein ThiS — protein sequence MIIHVNGESRGIGDGQTVAALLHELEIRADRVAVELNLEILDRKDFETRGLREGDRVEILSFIGGGAR from the coding sequence GTGATCATTCACGTGAACGGTGAATCTCGTGGAATCGGCGATGGGCAGACGGTGGCAGCGTTGTTGCACGAGTTGGAGATCCGCGCCGATCGCGTCGCCGTCGAATTGAATTTGGAGATTCTGGATCGCAAGGATTTTGAGACCCGCGGCCTCCGCGAGGGGGATCGCGTGGAGATATTGAGTTTTATTGGTGGCGGAGCGAGGTAA